The window TGGCCTGCGGGATCGGGAACTGGGCGTTAAACAATGGAATGCGAATGCTGAACAAGCTGCCCAGCCCCGGTTCGGACTCGACGGAGACGTCGCCGTCCATCAGGTTGACCAACTTCTCGCAGATCGCCAGCCCCAAGCCGGTTCCCTGGAAGTGGCGCTGCACGCCGGTCCCCACCTGGAAGAACGGATCGAACAGGCGCGAGATTTCCTTCTCCGGGATGCCGACGCCGGTATCGCGCACGCTGAACTCCAGGTAGCTGCCGCGGGTGCAGACCTGCAGCACGATACAGCCGGTATCGGTGAACTTGATGGCGTTGTTCACCAGGTTGGAAAGCACCTGCTGCAGCCGCACCGGATCGCCGAAAATGCGCTCCGGCACGTTCTGTTCGATAAAGCAGTACAGCCCCAGACGTTTCTTCACCACCAGCGGCAAATAGTTGCCGGCGATATGGGTGATCACCTCCAGGCAGGAGAACTCGCGCGGTTCGATCTTCAGCTGTTCGGACTCGATTTTGGAGAAATCGAGAATATCGCTGATGATTTTCAGCAGCAGGCCGGAAGAGTTGTTCATCGCGTTGACCAGCCGATCGACCCCTTGCGGCAGCGCCTTGGTCTGCAGCAAATCGAGATTGCCGATAATGCCGTACAGCGGCGTGCGCAACTCATGGCTGACGGTGGCCAGGAACATCGATTTGGACTGGCTGGCCTGCTCCGCCGCCGCCGCCATCTCCTGCAGCGACTCTTCCATCTTCACGCGCGCGCTGACGTCCACCAGCACGCAGATCGCCACCTCTTCGTTGCGGTAGCGCGAGTGGACAAAGCTGATCTGCAGGTTGTTGTTGTTGCTGGTCATCACATCGACGAAATTCGCCTGCTGTTCGCAAATGATGCGCGTAATGCGATCGCGATCTTCGTGGGTCAACAGGTTGATGTAGTTATGCGCCAGTTCGTTACTCAGGATATTGGTGCCGTCGCTGATACGCAGGATGCAGATGCCCACCGGCGCCGAGGCGACAATCTTGCGGTTGAACTGCTCGTGTTCTTCCAGACGGAAGGCGTTCTCCTCCGCCGGCAAGAACATCTTGCGCTCAAACAGCCAAGCCAGCGTGAACAGCACGATAGCCGATAACAGGTTCAGCAACAGCGCGTTGAGGATCAGCATCTTGAAGCGTTCCACCACGCTTTTCACCGGCAGCGCATAAACGATGCTCAGCGATGAAGGCGGCAACGCTTTCTTCAGGATCAGGTCGCGGTAATTGTCGACATAACCGAAGTAAGCATGCTCTTCGGGGTAGCTGTTGAGCGCAGCGGCATAGCGATCGCCGTCCGCCAGACGCAGCACCGGCTCGTTGTTCTCATCCAACAGCGTGACGCCGATCGGCAGGCTGCCGGCGGTGACGAAATCTTCCAGCCGGACGGTTTGCTCGATGCCCAGCAGCGCCTCCAGCTTATTACCGATATAGA of the Serratia marcescens subsp. marcescens ATCC 13880 genome contains:
- the rcsC gene encoding two-component system sensor histidine kinase RcsC, which codes for MKYLASFRTTLKISRYLFRVLAILLWSLGALLTTFYILNILHQKESDIRQEYNLNFDQAQGYIRHSADIIRDIKYMAENRLNGSVSSLDMFSCVFPGKGSPPQFFPLYPESNCTLSTTYRSSLDSLSGLIQYWKENFVAAYDLNRVFFIGGDSLCMAEFGGGNASANRENVLKSLHERILKYRNAKNLDKDNNLYWISPSAQRPDIGYLYVLTPLYIGNKLEALLGIEQTVRLEDFVTAGSLPIGVTLLDENNEPVLRLADGDRYAAALNSYPEEHAYFGYVDNYRDLILKKALPPSSLSIVYALPVKSVVERFKMLILNALLLNLLSAIVLFTLAWLFERKMFLPAEENAFRLEEHEQFNRKIVASAPVGICILRISDGTNILSNELAHNYINLLTHEDRDRITRIICEQQANFVDVMTSNNNNLQISFVHSRYRNEEVAICVLVDVSARVKMEESLQEMAAAAEQASQSKSMFLATVSHELRTPLYGIIGNLDLLQTKALPQGVDRLVNAMNNSSGLLLKIISDILDFSKIESEQLKIEPREFSCLEVITHIAGNYLPLVVKKRLGLYCFIEQNVPERIFGDPVRLQQVLSNLVNNAIKFTDTGCIVLQVCTRGSYLEFSVRDTGVGIPEKEISRLFDPFFQVGTGVQRHFQGTGLGLAICEKLVNLMDGDVSVESEPGLGSLFSIRIPLFNAQFPIPQASDTWQGRRLWLDIRNQRLESYLMAILGGYGADIQRYDGQDTAAGEVMLSDYPLMMNTPLLAQIQFSTEHIGPSQETRPGYWMHSTSTPRETLTLINRLFGVGHGATEALVQLPVPAKASAADNGDIYLLVVDDHPINRRLLSDQLGSLGYQVVTANDGVDALGVLKQHHVDIVLTDVNMPNMDGYRLTQTLRQMQFSAPVIGVTANALAEEKQRCLEAGMDNCLSKPVTLETLEQTLAYYSQRVRYNRSEV